One genomic region from Phragmites australis chromosome 1, lpPhrAust1.1, whole genome shotgun sequence encodes:
- the LOC133927357 gene encoding monothiol glutaredoxin-S4, mitochondrial-like → MARLVSTALVKGLVRSCRASSTAAVVSRPAIQQFMNYSSSLGRAPNANGESTTRVAADPDTHQDFQPTSKSSGMSLHDIVAQDIKEKPVLIYMKGYPDSPRCGFSALAVKVLQQYGVPISARDILSDLKLKESVKAHTNWPTFPQIFIKGEFVGGSDIILNMHQKGELKDLLSDIAQKGEQNGGS, encoded by the exons ATGGCGAGGTTGGTGTCCACCGCCCTCGTGAAGGGACTCGTGAGGTCGTGCCGCGCATCCAGCACAGCT GCTGTTGTGTCACGACCAGCTATCCAGCAGTTTATGAACTACTCATCAAGTCTTGGCAGAGCTCCTAATGCAAATGGGGAATCTACAACACGAGTAGCTGCTGATCCTGATACACATCAAGATTTCCAGCCAACAAGCAAAAGTTCAGGCATGTCTTTGCACGACATCGTCGCTCAG GACATCAAGGAGAAACCAGTCTTGATCTATATGAAGGGTTATCCTGATTCTCCAAGGTGTGGGTTCAGTGCACTGGCAGTTAAGGTCCTCCAGCAATATG GTGTCCCTATCAGTGCTAGAGATATTCTGTCAGATCTCAAGCTCAAAGAGAGTGTTAAAGCCCACAC TAACTGGCCTACATTTCCACAAATATTTATCAAAGGAGAGTTTGTTGGGGGATCCGATATCATACTAAACATGCACCAG AAGGGTGAACTTAAGGATCTGCTCAGCGATATCGCGCAAAAAGGCGAACAAAATGGTGGCTCATGA